The Synechococcus sp. CC9605 sequence GAGCGACATGGCGATTGCCCAGGTGATACGCCGCCTGCAACAGTTCAAGAGGATGCGAACCCTGCACCCGCATCAATGCTTGCGGAGCTGCAGTCACTTCCACAACAGTCGAACCGGACTGATCCCCCAGCAGATCACCAGGCTGCAGCGATCCCACACGGGGCAACTGCAACAGCACCGGACGACCGCAGGACGTGGTGCGACGGCCCCGCAGCACCGTCCGCTCTTCGGCCGTTAACGGCAACTGCAGGGTTGCCGTGGCACTGCTGTTCTGCAGGCGCTGCTCCAGCACGACCACCGCATCCATCAACAGCACCTCCTCTCCAGTTCCACAACGAAAGCGTGCCGATCAATCAGAAGCACTTTGGTGTGGATTACTACAGAGTCGAAGCCTGTGGCGGCGGAGCGTGAGGCCATGCAACGTCTTGATCCTTGGCACGGCCGCTGCGACCTGCAGTTTCATGCCACCAACGGCAGCACCAAACACCAGGGGGGCTGCACGGCTCCGTTCAAGCTGCTTCGCAGTGAACGCGGTGAAGACGGACGTTGCGAGCTGCCGGTGCTGCACACCGCCGGAGGCCTGGTGGGCGGCGATCAACTCAGCCTGGACTTCAAGCTTGAGGCCAACAGCCGCGGCCTGATCACCAGCGTGGCGGCGCAGAAGGTTTACGGGTCGATCGGCCGCAGCCGCCTACAACCCGAGGGCTGCTTTGCCCATCAACAGGTGCGCTGCTCACTGGCCAGCGGCAGTGACCTCGAATGGCTGCCGCAGGAACTGGTGCTGTACGCCGATGCCCTGTTCGAGCAGCAGCTGACGGTGACCCTGCCCCAAGACGCCTCCTTTCTTAGTGCAGAGATCGTGCGCTTGGGCCGCACCGCCGCCGGCGAAACCCTGCAACAGGGACGGTGGCGCTCGAGCCTCACCATTCAGCGCCTTGCAGGCGAGAGCTCAACCTGGGAGCTGGCGGATCGGGTGGAGCTCGGCGGCGCCAGCCTGGAAAGCCCGCATGGGTTGGGAGGCGCACCGGTGTTCGGAACACTGGTTTGGGCCGCACCGATGGCCATGGGTGCCGAAACAACAGCATCAGTGCTGGAGGGAGCGCGGGCCGACCGCGAAGGCCTGACGGGCACAATGCGCTGCGGCGCCCTGAATCAGGGCCTGATCGCCCGCTATTCCGGCGAGTCGAGCCGTGATGCCCGCTTCTGGTTCAGCCGGATCTGGGAGCGAACGCGAACGATCCGGGGGCTGACACGGCCTCGCATCCCCAGGGTCTGGCCCCTGCAGGAACAGCCTCTGCGCCGACAAACGTCCACTGTGAACGCTTTCGAGGCTGCAGCGGAGACACACTGAAGAAGACCGAGCTTCGCCATGCATCTCAGTCCCCAGGAAAAGGACAAGCTCCTGATCGTGACCGCGGCACTGCTTGCGGAGCGGCGCTTGAACCGTGGCCTCAAGCTCAACCACCCCGAAGCGGTGGCTTGGCTCAGCTTTCTGGTGCTGGAAGGCGCCCGTGACGGCAAGAGCGTGGCGGAGCTGATGCAGGAAGGCACCACCTGGCTGCGTCAAGACCAAGTGATGGAGGGCGTGCCCGAGCTCGTCCATGAGGTGCAGATGGAGGCCGTCTTCCCCGATGGCACCAAGCTCGTCACCCTGCACGACCCGATTCGCTGAGGCAGAACCCATGGCACCTCTCATTCCAGGCGAACTGCTTACCGAACCGGGTGAACTAGAGCTAAATGCAG is a genomic window containing:
- the ureE gene encoding urease accessory protein UreE produces the protein MDAVVVLEQRLQNSSATATLQLPLTAEERTVLRGRRTTSCGRPVLLQLPRVGSLQPGDLLGDQSGSTVVEVTAAPQALMRVQGSHPLELLQAAYHLGNRHVALELHEHELLLPEDSVLATMLESRGLTVSRCQQPFAPEGGAYGGHQHG
- a CDS encoding urease accessory protein UreD, coding for MQRLDPWHGRCDLQFHATNGSTKHQGGCTAPFKLLRSERGEDGRCELPVLHTAGGLVGGDQLSLDFKLEANSRGLITSVAAQKVYGSIGRSRLQPEGCFAHQQVRCSLASGSDLEWLPQELVLYADALFEQQLTVTLPQDASFLSAEIVRLGRTAAGETLQQGRWRSSLTIQRLAGESSTWELADRVELGGASLESPHGLGGAPVFGTLVWAAPMAMGAETTASVLEGARADREGLTGTMRCGALNQGLIARYSGESSRDARFWFSRIWERTRTIRGLTRPRIPRVWPLQEQPLRRQTSTVNAFEAAAETH
- a CDS encoding urease subunit gamma, with the protein product MHLSPQEKDKLLIVTAALLAERRLNRGLKLNHPEAVAWLSFLVLEGARDGKSVAELMQEGTTWLRQDQVMEGVPELVHEVQMEAVFPDGTKLVTLHDPIR